The genomic region CCCTGTAAATGCTGGCCGGGCGGTGATCGATAGCAGGTAGCGGGAGTGGTCGTCGATGAAGTCGAGGACTTCTACGCGCCTGCCGTCGATGAGGAAGAGGTAGGTGATGTCGGCCTGCCAGCATTCGTTGGGCATGGCCGCTTCAAACCTGATGTAGGAGCTGCGTGGTTTCTTTTGCGGTTGCGGGGCAACAAGTCCGGCTTCAGTGATGATCCGGCGGATCGTCGATGTTGACGGCACACGCAGGCCTTGTTGTCCTAAGTGGAAAGCGATGGTGTCGGGCCCTGCGTCGAAACCTGCTTTGGTGAGTTCTTTGCGCATGTCGATGATGTGGTTGCGCAGGGTCTCCGGCACGGCATTGGGGTGGGTGTGCGGCGCGCGCGATTTGGGGGCGATGGCTTGTTCGCCTCCGGCGTCGAACTCGGAGAGGATCTTGTAGATGCGTTGGCGGGAGATGCCGAATCGTTTGGCGACTTTGGTGACTGGTTCGCCTTGATCGCGGACGGCTTTGACGATGGCGAGATTTCGGTTCGGGCTGTTCATCTGTCAACGATGTCCCGACTGATACCAGCACCGTCACTAAACACGCGGGGGTGGCGGGAGGTGTCAATGATGTCGCGACTGAGGTGTCAACCATCACCCCAGATTGTTTCTACCCCCTAAGTGTCAACAATGTCGCGACTGACCTGTCAACCATCAGGAATGCTGTCCCAGGCACGCCGTGTCAACTATGTCATGACTTCAGACACTGTCAGCCCGACAATTCTTTTCACGGGTTCTTACGGCTTGAGGACGACCTTGATGCAGCCGTCCTCCTTCTTCTGGAACTTCTCGTACATGGCAGGGGCGTCGTCAAGCGGCGCGGTGTGCGTTTTCAGGTCGAGCACGCCGAGGGGGTCGGACGGGTCGTCGACCAGCGGGAGGATGTCATCGGTCCAGTTGCGCACGTTGCACTGGCCCATCCGCATCTGGATCTGCTTGTCAAAGAGCGTCATCATCGGCATCGGGTCCTTCATCCCGCCGTAGACGCCGCCGACGGGAGAACCGTGGGCTTCCATGCCGACGGCGTCGACGATGGAGTCGGACCCGCGGCCGTCGCAAAGCTCTTGCAGCTTCTCGACGACATCCTCGCCGTCCTCGATGACCTCGATCCCGTGCCGGGCCGCCATGGCGCGCCGCTCCGCGACGGGGTCGACTCCGATGACGCGGTAGCCGAAGTGCGCACCGATACGGGTAGCCATCTGCCCGATCGGGCCGAGGCCGAGCACAGCGAGGGTGCCGCCGTCAGGGACACCTGCGTACTTGACGCCCTGCCAGGCGGTCGGCAGAACGTCAGAAAGGAAGAGGTAGCGCTCGTCCTCGCCGACGCTGGGGACCTTGATGGGGCCGTAGTCGGCGTGCGGGACGCGCAGGTACTCGGCCTGGCCGCCGGGCAGCGAGCCGTAGAGGCGCGAGTAACCGAACAGGGTAGCTCCCTTGTCGTACTCCTTCACCTGCGTGGTCTCACACTGAGACTGAAAGCCGCGCTCGCACATGAAGCAGTGACCGCAGGAGACGGTGAAGGGGACCACGACGCGGTCGCCGGGCTTGAGGTTGGTCACAGCACTGCCGACCTCCTCGACAATGCCCATCGGCTCGTGCCCGATCACGTCGCCCTTGTCCATGAAGGGTCCAAGGACCTCGTAGAGGTGGAGGTCA from Corynebacterium genitalium ATCC 33030 harbors:
- a CDS encoding alcohol dehydrogenase catalytic domain-containing protein, whose product is MKALTWQGKRTVSVEDVPDPKIIEPTDAIIRVTSTAICGSDLHLYEVLGPFMDKGDVIGHEPMGIVEEVGSAVTNLKPGDRVVVPFTVSCGHCFMCERGFQSQCETTQVKEYDKGATLFGYSRLYGSLPGGQAEYLRVPHADYGPIKVPSVGEDERYLFLSDVLPTAWQGVKYAGVPDGGTLAVLGLGPIGQMATRIGAHFGYRVIGVDPVAERRAMAARHGIEVIEDGEDVVEKLQELCDGRGSDSIVDAVGMEAHGSPVGGVYGGMKDPMPMMTLFDKQIQMRMGQCNVRNWTDDILPLVDDPSDPLGVLDLKTHTAPLDDAPAMYEKFQKKEDGCIKVVLKP